A window of the Oncorhynchus masou masou isolate Uvic2021 unplaced genomic scaffold, UVic_Omas_1.1 unplaced_scaffold_1951, whole genome shotgun sequence genome harbors these coding sequences:
- the LOC135532629 gene encoding dynein light chain 2, cytoplasmic — protein sequence MTDRKAVIKNADMSEDMQQDAVDCATQAMEKYNIEKDIAAYIKKEFDKKYNPTWHCIVGRNFGSYVTHETKHFIYFYLGQVAILLFKSG from the exons ATGACCGACAGGAAGGCTGTCATAAAGAATGCCGACATGTCAGAGGACATGCAGCAGGATGCTGTGGACTGTGCCACTCAGGCCATGGAGAAATACAACATTGAGAAGGACATCGCTGCTTACATCAAGAAG GAGTTTGACAAGAAGTACAACCCCACGTGGCATTGCATTGTGGGTAGAAACTTTGGCAGCTACGTGACGCATGAAACCAAACACTTCATCTACTTCTACCTGGGCCAGGTGGCCATCCTGCTCTTCAAGTCTGGTTGA